GTGATCAAATGAAAGATCACCCAAGGCTGGCCTCTGGTGGTTTTTGGCATAAGAAAATTTACCCTGATCAAATGTGGCTTGACGGCTTGTATATGGGGTCTCCTTTCTTGGCGGAGTATGCCAAGGAGTTCAATGAGCCAGCGCTTTTCGATGACGTGGCGAATCAGTTCATCCTCGTCGATAGCTATACTTGGGACGCAGACAAGCAATTGTATTATCACGGCTACGACGACAGCCGCAAGCAGAAGTGGTCAAATCCTAAGACGGGCGTATCACCAAACTTCTGGGGCAGAGCCATGGGTTGGTATGCCATGGCTTTGGTAGATGTGCTGGACTTTCTGCCAGAGGATCATGCCAAGCGACCAGAGATTTTGGCCATTATCAATAAGATGGCCACAGGATTAGTGAAGTATCAAGATGCAGAAACAGGTCTTTGGTGGCAGATTCTAGATCGTGGTGGAGATGAGGGTAATTACCTGGAGGCATCGTGTTCTAGTATGTTTTCTTATTTCTTTTTGAAAGGCATCGAAAAAGGCTATTTATCAGAGGACTACAGAGCTGTGGCCAACAATGCCTACGAAGGCGTAGTGAAAAGTTTCGTGAAGCGAAACCAGGATGGCACCATCAGCTTGACGACCAACTGCGCAGTGGCTGGTTTGGGAGGTAATCCCTACAGAGATGCGTCTTATGAGTATTATGTCAACGAGCCTAAGAGAGACAACGATCCGAAAGGTGTTGGTCCATTTATTATGGCTTCGATCCTTTACAACAATCAGAATCAAGTGAAATAAATAGCGATGAGAGATACTGTCAGAGAGGAAAAGCATTTAAAACCCCACACTCACCGCACCTGTTGTGGTGTCTCTCAGGGTGGAGCAGAATGGAGCAGAACCCAGAACAGGTCTGGGGAAGGCGGTATTCTTTTAAACGCGTTTGCTTCCAAAGCACTCCTCCTCATGATAGTATCCTTAGTGTCATTCTCAAGTTTGGCACAAGCCAAATATGATATCGTAGTCGGTAAAGGCAGAAGAAGCGATTACCAAACCGTGCAGGAAGCCATTGATGCCATCCCTGATTTCCGTAAGGCTGTAACCACGGTGTACATCCAGGCAGGTACATACAAAGAAAAATTGATCTTGCCGGTGTCAAAGACCAATGTAAAATTCATCGGTGAAGATGCTGAAACTACGATCCTGACCTTTGACAATTATGCAGATCGACTGAATGCTTTTGGTGAAAAAATGGGCACTTCAGGTTCGGCCAGCTTTTATGTCTTTGCGGATGGGTTTACAGCCGAAAATATCACTTTCGAAAACAGCGCTGGCCCAGTAGGTCAGGCGGTGGCCGTCCGAGTGGATGGTGATCGAGTCGTCTTTCGAAATTGCAGATTCCTGGGTTTTCAGGACACGCTTTACACCTATGGAAAAGATAGTCGACAGTACTATGATCAGTGCTATATAGAAGGCACAACGGACTTCATTTTTGGTGCGTCGCAGGCCATTTTCAATCAATGTACCATTTTCTCCAAGAATGGTGGACACTACGTCACAGCTGCCAACACCGATATTGATCAAGCCTATGGATATGTCTTTCTTAACTGCAAACTGGAAAGCAATGCCCCCAGGCACGACGTGTATTTGGGTCGACCATGGCGCGATGATGCGCGCACGGTATTTATCAATTGTGAATTGGGTGAACATATCAAGCCGGAAGGCTGGCATAACTGGGGCAAGCGATACGCGGAGAAAAGGTCTTTTTATGCCGAGTATCAATCTTCTGGCCCAGGAGCTAATCCTGAAGGCCGGGTGAGTTGGTCTCGTCAGTTGACTGACGCACAGGCAAGTAAGTATACGCTGGATGCTGTCTTTGGCAGTTGGGATCCCGCAAAAAATGAGATTGTGAAGCCCTAAGTGGGAATAAATTAAAAGAGAATATGATGAGTTTTGGAAAATTGGTCTTGGTAGGAATTTTTGCCATTTTGAGCGTAGCTGGGTTAGAATATAGTACGCCCGAGAAAACGGAAGTTGATTGGATATATCAAAAGGTGGAGTTTGATATGCCCAAAGTAATCGAGCCTAGTTTTCCAGACTATCAGGTGAGTATCGCCACGTACGGTGCTGTAGCAGATGGAATGACCGACAATTCAAAAGCATTTGCAGCAGCTATCGCACATGTGGCTGGCAAGGGCGGAGGCAAAGTGGTCATTCCAAGAGGGATTTGGCTCACTGGCCCAATCACCCTAAAAAGCAACATCAATCTACATGCAGAGGCCGGTGCTTTGGTGGTCTTTGATGATGATTTTGACAAGTATCCTTTGATAGAAACCAGCTTCGAGGGACTCGAAACTTACCGATGTCTATCTCCCATATATGGAAAAAACTTGACCAATATAGCCATTACAGGTTCTGGTTCGTTCGATGGATCGGGTGACTCATGGCGCGCGGTGAAAAGAGAAAAATTGACAGCCAGTCAGTGGAATCGAAAAGTGAAAACCGGAGGTGTATTGAGCGACGACAAACAAACTTGGTATCCGAGTGAAAAGTCGAAACAAGGGGATACTGCTGGCAATTTCAATGTGCCAGATTTGGACACTATGGAAGAACACGAAGCCATCAAAGATTTCTTGCGTCCGGTCATGGTCAGTTTGATCGGCTGCAACAAAGTATTGCTGGATGGGCCAACCTTCCAAAATTCTCCGGCCTGGAACCTACACCCGCTGATGTGCGAAAACGTGATCTTAAGAAACCTGAATGTGCGAAACCCGTGGTACTCACAAAATGGTGATGGCGTGGATTTAGAGTCGTGCAAAAACGTGCTGATCTACAACAATACTTTCGACGTAGGAGATGATGCGATTTGTATCAAATCCGGTAAAAATGAGGACGGATTGAAAAGAGCCATTCCCACCGAAAACGTGATCATCAAAAACAATACCGTTTTCCATGGGCATGGAGGGTTTGTAGTAGGCAGTGAAATGTCTGGCGGAGTGAAAAATATGCACGTATCCAATTGTACATTCATCGGCACGGACTGTGGCCTAAGATTCAAGAGTACCCGAGGCCGTGGAGGCGTAGTAGAAAACATCTACATCTCCAACATTGACATGATCAACATTGGCGCAGAAGCCATTCGTTTCAATCTGTTTTACGGAGGAGAATCTCCAGTAGGTGCAGACGGCGAAGTAGGAAAGGCTCGTCAGAAAGTAGACGCCCTACCCGTGACAAGAACGACCCCTTCATTCAAAAACATTTCCATGAAAAACATCACTTCGACTGGATCAGGGATAGCCGGTTTCTTTCAGGGATTGCCAGAAATGAAGCTGCAAAACATCACGCTAGAGAATGTGGTACTGGAAGGCAAAAGAGGCATTACCATCATCGATGCGGAGGCATTTGATTGGTCTGGTGTCACAGTGAAGGCTGCCAAAGGCCGATCGATTACTTTGTTTAATACAAGCCAAATGAATTTTACAGACCTCACACTTTCAGGTGAAGGAGAACAAACGCTGATCAATGTTTATGGCGAAAGCCAAGTGGATTTTTCTAATTCAAGCATTAGCAAATCAGATATTTTGGTAGGAAAAGAAGTAGGGAAAGGAAAGGTGAAATTTGACTAATGAAAGGTAGGTTTTACATTTATAGAATGATCACATGGTGTTTTATTCTATGGGCGATAGGTTCGTGTGGCGAAGATGAAGTGACTGAGGAAATCGAGGAGGAGGTAATATTTGCCACCTCCATCGTTTTGACTGGCGAAGATCTTGAGACCGAAACCCAACGTCAGTTGCAGGTCACTTTTGTCCCCGACAATACCACCGACCAATCAGTGGCTTGGTCGGTTTCCGATGCTGCCATAGCTGAAATTTCAAGTACCGGCTTGCTTACCGCCAAACAAAACGGCACCGTGACGGTGACGGCGACTGCCTTGGATCAAAGTACAGTAACCGCAGACCTCACACTAGAAATTAGCAGTATTTACGAACCAAGTGGCGAAGACATAGAGGTGGCCACAGCAGAAGAATTGGTGGCAGCACTTGCCGATATAGCGCCGGGCGATGTGATTTTGCTCGCAGGTGGCACCTATGCCATGACAGACAGGATCGTGCTCAATACTTCAGGCACGGCTGCTGAACTAATCACCGTGATGGCTGATCCTGAGGCTACAGAAAGACCCATTTTGGATTTTTCTGTCCAAGAAGAAAATTCGTCCAATCAAGGCATTCAGCTCAAAGCGAATTATTGGCATTTCAAAGGATTGGATATTCGCAAAGCAGGAGACAATGGTATGCAGATCAAGGGGAGCAACAACACCATCGAGTTTTGTTCATTTTATGAAAATTCCGATACCGGTTTGCAGCTTGATGACGGGGCGGCTGATAATTTGATATTGAATTGCGACTCGTATTACAATGCGGACGCCAGTGTAGAAAATGCAGATGGTTTCGCCGCCAAGCTGGGTGTAGGCAGTGGTAACAAATTTGTGGGTTGCCGGGCGTGGCAAAACCTGGATGATGGCTGGGACGGATATTTGCGAGGTGCGGATCACGTGCAAACCGAATATGAAAGTTGCTGGGCAATCAAGAATGGCATCATGAAATCTGGCGAAGTAGGCGGAGGCGATGGCAATGGTTTCAAAACCGGAGGGAGCGATGACAAAGACCTTTCGCACCATGCTACCTACAAAAACTGTCTGGCCATAGGCAATGTGTTTGACGGCTTCGACCACAACAGTAATCGTGGAGCGGTAAGCCTCTATAATTGCGCCGCCTACGACAACGGCACCAATTACAACTTCAGTTCGAGCAATGCTTTGGCTTCATTAGAGGTGAAAAACTGTGCTGTTGTAGGTGCGACGGGCAGCCTTAATGCCACCAGCAAAGATATCACATTCAATAGCTGGCAAGATGAACTCAGCGCTACCAGCGACGACTATGAGAGCTTGGCTATTGATCTCTTGCTTGGTGAGAGACAAGCGGATGGTAGTCTGCCAGAGGTAGATTTTATGCAGTTGGTTTCTGGTAGTGATTTGATCGATGCTGGTACCAATGTTGGATTGACCTTTCAGGGTCAGGCACCAGATATAGGCGTTTTTGAAAAAGAAAATTAAGATCACGCAAGTAAATCCTAAGAGCATTCTGATTTTTATAGGGGTGCTCTTTTTTGTTGTGGTCAATGGTTTCTCGCAAGATGCGAAAATCGACACCAGCTATACGGTAAATAGCGCATTCCTAAAATATAAAAAGGATTTCCCCAGCATAGAAGTAGTGAAAGCAAATGCTAAAAATGTCTCGATTCGGAAAAATGTGATTTATCACAATACAGAATTAAGAGACCTTAAACTCGATATTTATAGTCCAAAAAACAATGATCAGAACTTTCCAGCCATTTTCCTGATACATGGTGGCGGTTGGAAATCTGGTGACAAATCACACATGCAGGCACTCGGGACAGTACTTGCCGAGCGAGGTTATGTGGCCATGGCCATGGAATATCGACTGTCGTCCGAAGCAAAATATCCAGCAGGTGTAGAGGATGTGAAAGCAGCCGTCAGATGGGCAATGGTTCATGCTTCAGAATTGAATATCGACACCTCCCAGTTAGTGCTGCTAGGCTGCTCGTCTGGTGCGCAAATGGCTTCTCTGATAGGGATGACCGCTCACGAAAATGGGTTGCCGATCCAGGCCGTCATCAATCTGGATGGCATCTTGGCATTTCATCACCCTGAATCCAGGGAAGGGGCATCTGCAGCACGTTGGCTGGGAGGGACCTATGCTGAAGCCAAAGAAAATTGGAAAGAAGCCTCGCCGCTGACCCATGCTGGAAAGGGTGATCCTCCCATTCTATTTGTCAATAGTCAGTATCCACGTTTCCATGCGGGTCGAGATGAGATGATCACGATTTTGAACCAAGAAGGTATTTATACGGAAGTCTACGAATGGCCTGATTCGCCCCATACTTTTTGGCTATTCGACCCGTGGTTTCGTCCTACAGTGGATCTCATCTTGAGTTTCCTCAATGAAACGTTGAAAAAGTAGTTTTTGCTAGTCCAATGTTGATTATTGAATACTGATCGCGTCTTCGTCATTCTATTTTTATGATGTGAAATAGAATCAATAGAAGACATGATAATAAATAAAAGCTACTTATGGGTGGCCGGTTTAGCGCTTTCGGTAGGCTGCAGCACCAATGCAAAAGATAATGTTGCCGAGGAAGGTACACTGACGATAGAAATAAAAAACCCTTTGGCATCCACCAGAAATGAAACGCTCGTTTTGGAAGATGACGAGCTATTTACAGATTCTTTGAAACCGCAAGGGGTGACTTTGCTCGGACATGCTGGAGAACTGATCGATAGTGATCAAGATGGGCAAGCGGATCAACTGGTCGTGAATGTGGACTTACAAGCCCAGTCCACCTTGAGCATCAATTGGCCCAATGATCTCAAATTGGGACAGCCATTGGATAAAAAGGTGCAAGCGGAAATCTCGCCTAAAGTAGGCGGGGAGTGGCAGGATAGAAAGTACGTGGGAGGTGATTTTCAAAACGTAGATTTTTTGCGCGTACCTGCTCCACATACAGATCATTCCTACTATATCAGATATGAAGGGCCGGGGATAGAAAATGAGTTGATTGGCTATCGATTTTATCTGGATTGGCGAAATGCGATGGATATTTTCGGAAAGAAGGTGGATACACTGGTACTTCAATCTGTTGGGTTGGATGGGTTTGATTCTTATCACGAAGAAGAACCATGGGGGCTGGACATTTTGAAAGCCGGCAAATCTTTGGGGATTGGGTCTATAGGCCAATATATCAATGGGAAAGTGGAACATTTCAAGCAGACCGATTCGGTCACTTGTGCGATCAAAGCCAACAATAAACTTTCGGCTACTATAGAAACCTCCTATTACGGATGGCAAACTTCGGATAAAAAGAGCAGCATCGTTTCCAATCTATCTATTGTATCGGGCGACCGATCGCTCCAGCATACGATAGCTTTTGATCAGCCAATAGCTGACTTCTGTACGGGCATTGTAAAGCACGACGCTGCTTCTAGTTTTGCCTCCTTGGTAGGCTCTAGCGGATGGGCTTACATCGCCACCTATGGCAAGCAAAGTCTGGCCGATGATAAGTTGGGGATGGCCATATTTTATAATACCAAAGATGTAAAAGAAGTGGTGGATTCCTCCTTCGATCATCTCATAGTATTTAAGCCGAATGAGGAAGTGAACTATCATTTGCTAGGCGCTTGGGAACAAGAAAAGAACGGAATCAAGTCCTTGGAAGCGTTTCAAAAATACCTCAACGCCAAATTGGATGCACTCAATCACCCTGTAGAAATTAGCGTAAAGCAGTCCTCATGAAAAGATATTTAAGTGTTGGTTTAGTTAGTTTAATAAGTGTGATCACCATGAATCAGTCGCGGGCTCAGCAGCCTGTTGCTGACACATTGGATATCGAGGCGTGCATAAGCACGTATGATGCGGATAAGTCCAGCCCGACCAAGGTGGGGCATCAGTTTTGGTTTGTCGATAAAGAATTTTTGGACGGTCGAACTTTGAAGCTAAGCGCTGTTGCTCCGGGGCTTGCGACTCACCCACCGCATCAGCACGAAGAGGATGAGTTCTTCTTTGTATTAGAAGGCACGGCAGAATTTTATTTGAATGGAAAAACGGTTGAAGTCAAACCGTATTCTACCCTGTATTGTCCATCATGGTCGATGCACGGGATCAAAAATGTAGGCGATACAGAATTGAAATACTTGGTGATAAAGAAGTATCAAAATTAAAGCTCATCAGTACCTGAAGTTACGACTGGAGCATGATGATAAACTGGGGGCAATCTGTATTTCTGGGTATGGGTTTAGATCATATTTATGAAGCAAAAGCACAATGTCATAGCCCGGCGATAGACCGGGCTATCTGCCGGGTGGTTGTAAGCAGATACTTTAAAGTCGAACACATAGCTGACGGATCCCCCGGATTTCCAGGTCGTCGTATCAAATCTGCAATCTGCTTTTAATCAGCTTGATATTGGATGCACTGATGTCATGATGTTTGGCGAGCGTTTCCCATTGGCAAAGTGCTTCTTTCGTTTGTTCAATGATTAGTTCGACTTGTTTTTGAGTGAGTGAACCTTCCTTGGCCAGTTTGATCAAATGCTCCATAGACGGGTTTTGGCCTTCACCCATGACCATAGTACTTTGATGACCTCTTGGTCCGGATGAAAAAGTGAGATCGTATGCTGGTGACATCTTCCATTCGCCATGCTTATCCATCAGAAAGGAGAAATTTTTGCCATGATCGTCACGATTGTGCGAAAACACGTTGAATACAGCCAGACGAAACATCTTTTCCACCTCTCTGAAATCTTTGGTTAGCGCTTCTGTGAGTGTCAGCAGGTCTTCGTAGTCTAGTACGGGAACTCTAAAATCCGAATGCAATAACCCACTGGCGGTATGCATGTGAAACCTTTCTTTGTTGGTTCGATCAAATCGCTTGGTGGCAAAATAGCCTGCACCTTGCTTGGCTGGAAAAAGCCGGGTAGGTGTCATGGAAATACCAGCTTCTTGAGCCATTAATGAATAGACGTATTCAATGGCACCGGCATCGGGACCATCCATACTGTTGGCAAATTTCACCATCCAGTATTCCTGATCTGGGCGCAATTGGCGTTCGCCGTGAAGAATATTTTGATTATTAGGATCTATGCCAATCAAAGCCTTAGGTCTGGCGCCTGCGGAAGATCCATTCAGCTTCACTAGTTCATTTAACACCTCGTCTGCCTCACCGGCTAAAACTTCTTGTGTTTGAGTAGCCAGGCTATCTAAATCTATGATGGTGTCAGCTGATTCATGACCTTGATCTGGCTCGTAGGTCAATGCGCCCAGGCCGAAGCGGCCAATATGTGCCAATCGGTCCAAAGGGCTAAACTGATTTGGAAGTAAGTTTTTGCTTTTAGCCAGTCGATCGAATAGCAATCTACCCCATCCATCCGGTAGACTATCATTGAAAACACCTGGTAGCCCTTCAAAGAGGCGAGGGTTGAAAGACTGCACGCCTTGCGTGAGCGGGAGTTTGAAAGGTGAAATATTGAGGCCTTTGCTGATATAATCAGGATGATATTCGAAGAATATGTCTTGATTTCTGATCGCCAATCGACCAACTGGAATAATGTCTTTCTCGAATTGGATGCCTACGCTAATCTGATCAATAGAAGCAGACTGGTTTATTTTTTCCATCCACGTTGCCGTTTTTTGTTTTCTTGGTTTTTAAGTACCTCATCTAGAGAGGTGAAGGTTTGCTTCACAGGATTTACTGCGTTTACTAAATCGTCCAGACAGCCCAATACCATGGCAAGCTTAAAAAAGGATTCCAACGATATTTTCCCCTGTTGCTCATATCTCCTCAATGTAGCCAGACTCACGCCCGACCGTTCGGCCAGTCCTGATTGTGTGAGCCCCTTTTCTAAACGAAGGTCACGTATGTTTTGAGCCATTTTTGTTAAGGCCTTTACGGAATTAAATAACATTATATTGTTAATTATAAAGCAAATATACTTATAAATACTAATATAATATTACTTATTGAATTAGATAGCCTTAGGCTTTTAACCCCTGCTCGGCAAATTGTGTAGGGGTAATGCCGAACTCATTTTTGAAGGCACGTGTGAATGAATTGGGTAAATCGTAGCCTACCATATAGCCCACTTCGGATACATTGATTTTGTTTTGTTCGAGTAGCTGTTTGGCTCTGGTCAGCCTAAAGGACTTGAGCAGTTCCATGGGTTTTTTGTCAGTGAGCTGCTTTACTTTTCTGATGAAGTGCATATGGCTCATGCCCACCATATCGCACATCTTGCCTACATCAAACTGAGAATCTGATACATGCTCTTCCATGAGTGAAGCTATTTTTTCTAAAAACTCCTCATCTACAGAAGTCACCTTTACCTCTTTAGGTTTGAATCTCAAGTCAGCCGCAAAGCGTTGCTTCATCTCGTCCCTAAATTCCAGCAGATTGCTTACACGAGCCAACAACAATTCAGGTAAGAATGGCTTAACAATGTAGGAGTCTGCTCCAGACTCATATCCAGAAATTCGCTTTTCGTCCAGTGCCAATGCAGTCAAAAGTATAACCGGCAAGTGACTGGTGGTGGGATTGGCCTTCACCTTGTCGCAGAAGGATATGCCGTCCAATTCCGGCATCATGATATCGCTGATGATGAGGTCTACATACTCTTCATCCAAAATGTCTAAGCCTGCTTGTCCATTTTCTGCCTGTAGTACGACATATCTTTCTTGAAGCAAACTAGATATAAAGAAGCGCATGTCGTCATTGTCTTCCACCACCAGTATACGCTTGCTTTCAGTGTCGGCAGTTGTAGTAGCGGCAGGCAGTGGGATTTCTGCAGCAAGCAAGTTGGCGTCTACAGTTTGTTGCAAATTGAAATCGCCCCATTCCTTCACTTCCTCTTCCGGAGTTAGGTCTTCAGGCAGGAAAACGGTGAAGGTGGTGCCTTTTCCTGGTTCGCTACTATAGCTGATTTTTCCCTGATGGAATTCGATCAAATCTTTGATGTAAGACAGGCCAATGCCGCTACTTTCTTGCAGTTCATTCGTCACAGGAGATTTTCCAATACTGAATCTTTCAAACAGGTGGTCTTGCAGGTTTTGGTCGATTCCTGTACCATCGTCAGACACCTGAAGTCTCACGAAATTAGATGGCTCGGCTTCATCGTTGCTCAATATTTTCACGCTGATCTTGCCTTTGGTCGGCGTGTATTTCATTGCATTGGAAAGTAGGTTGAATAGAATTTTTTCGACCTTGTCTTGATCGAAATAAAGGGTGAGTTTTTCGAAATCTGAATGAAAGCTCAAACGGATTTCTTTCTCGAGTGCTTTATTGGTGAATAGATTTTTGGTGTCTTTCACAAACTCTACCAAATCCGTTCGGTGAAGCTGAAGCTCCAGCGTGCCGGATTCGATACGCCGGATTTCAAGTAACTGATTGATCAATTTTTGTAGTCTGAGCGCATTCTTTTTGATCAACCCATAGAAACTGGAATTACTCGAATGGGATTCGGATTGCATCGTTAATTTTTCGATGGGACCCAGTATCAAGCTGAGCGGCGTCCTGAATTCGTGCGTGATGTTGGTGAAAAATTGCATTTTGGCTTGAGATAGCTTGTCGATCTTTTGCACGAGTTCTTCCAAAGCATCCTTTTGTTTTTGGATCTGATCATTTTTAGTGCCCAGTTCCTCATTGGCCGTATGGAGAGATCGGTTTAGTTTTTCAAGGATTTGCCTCTTTTTAATGATTTGATATTGGTAAAAGCCAATGGCAATTAAGAATGATGTGATAAGCAAAACGAACCAAGTTTGCTTCCAAATCGGCGGCTGCACCACAAAGGTGACACTGGCTGGGGTTTGGTCTACATTGCCCTCTTTGTCCATGGCTCTTACCTGAAACTGATAGGTATCGTCATCCAACCCGGTAAATGTGTGATTGTTGAGCGCTGAGTAGGCCGACCATTCGTCGTCGTTGAGTCGATAGGAATAGAGCAGTTCGGAGGCATCCGTTTTGTTAAAAAAATGCTTG
The sequence above is drawn from the Reichenbachiella sp. genome and encodes:
- a CDS encoding glycoside hydrolase family 88 protein → MNRLKHILILLTLAACSQSVGEKAASHPIAAQPAVFEQMASSELIRHPDPRLLDFRDTPKWEYSNGLVCSAMMRTYEATGKEKFLNYVKFYADSLVREDGSIKTYKKSDFNIDRINSGKILFDLYHQTGDEKYRLAIETLRDQMKDHPRLASGGFWHKKIYPDQMWLDGLYMGSPFLAEYAKEFNEPALFDDVANQFILVDSYTWDADKQLYYHGYDDSRKQKWSNPKTGVSPNFWGRAMGWYAMALVDVLDFLPEDHAKRPEILAIINKMATGLVKYQDAETGLWWQILDRGGDEGNYLEASCSSMFSYFFLKGIEKGYLSEDYRAVANNAYEGVVKSFVKRNQDGTISLTTNCAVAGLGGNPYRDASYEYYVNEPKRDNDPKGVGPFIMASILYNNQNQVK
- a CDS encoding pectinesterase family protein; this translates as MRDTVREEKHLKPHTHRTCCGVSQGGAEWSRTQNRSGEGGILLNAFASKALLLMIVSLVSFSSLAQAKYDIVVGKGRRSDYQTVQEAIDAIPDFRKAVTTVYIQAGTYKEKLILPVSKTNVKFIGEDAETTILTFDNYADRLNAFGEKMGTSGSASFYVFADGFTAENITFENSAGPVGQAVAVRVDGDRVVFRNCRFLGFQDTLYTYGKDSRQYYDQCYIEGTTDFIFGASQAIFNQCTIFSKNGGHYVTAANTDIDQAYGYVFLNCKLESNAPRHDVYLGRPWRDDARTVFINCELGEHIKPEGWHNWGKRYAEKRSFYAEYQSSGPGANPEGRVSWSRQLTDAQASKYTLDAVFGSWDPAKNEIVKP
- a CDS encoding glycoside hydrolase family 28 protein translates to MSFGKLVLVGIFAILSVAGLEYSTPEKTEVDWIYQKVEFDMPKVIEPSFPDYQVSIATYGAVADGMTDNSKAFAAAIAHVAGKGGGKVVIPRGIWLTGPITLKSNINLHAEAGALVVFDDDFDKYPLIETSFEGLETYRCLSPIYGKNLTNIAITGSGSFDGSGDSWRAVKREKLTASQWNRKVKTGGVLSDDKQTWYPSEKSKQGDTAGNFNVPDLDTMEEHEAIKDFLRPVMVSLIGCNKVLLDGPTFQNSPAWNLHPLMCENVILRNLNVRNPWYSQNGDGVDLESCKNVLIYNNTFDVGDDAICIKSGKNEDGLKRAIPTENVIIKNNTVFHGHGGFVVGSEMSGGVKNMHVSNCTFIGTDCGLRFKSTRGRGGVVENIYISNIDMINIGAEAIRFNLFYGGESPVGADGEVGKARQKVDALPVTRTTPSFKNISMKNITSTGSGIAGFFQGLPEMKLQNITLENVVLEGKRGITIIDAEAFDWSGVTVKAAKGRSITLFNTSQMNFTDLTLSGEGEQTLINVYGESQVDFSNSSISKSDILVGKEVGKGKVKFD
- a CDS encoding right-handed parallel beta-helix repeat-containing protein, with the translated sequence MKGRFYIYRMITWCFILWAIGSCGEDEVTEEIEEEVIFATSIVLTGEDLETETQRQLQVTFVPDNTTDQSVAWSVSDAAIAEISSTGLLTAKQNGTVTVTATALDQSTVTADLTLEISSIYEPSGEDIEVATAEELVAALADIAPGDVILLAGGTYAMTDRIVLNTSGTAAELITVMADPEATERPILDFSVQEENSSNQGIQLKANYWHFKGLDIRKAGDNGMQIKGSNNTIEFCSFYENSDTGLQLDDGAADNLILNCDSYYNADASVENADGFAAKLGVGSGNKFVGCRAWQNLDDGWDGYLRGADHVQTEYESCWAIKNGIMKSGEVGGGDGNGFKTGGSDDKDLSHHATYKNCLAIGNVFDGFDHNSNRGAVSLYNCAAYDNGTNYNFSSSNALASLEVKNCAVVGATGSLNATSKDITFNSWQDELSATSDDYESLAIDLLLGERQADGSLPEVDFMQLVSGSDLIDAGTNVGLTFQGQAPDIGVFEKEN
- a CDS encoding alpha/beta hydrolase, giving the protein MLFFVVVNGFSQDAKIDTSYTVNSAFLKYKKDFPSIEVVKANAKNVSIRKNVIYHNTELRDLKLDIYSPKNNDQNFPAIFLIHGGGWKSGDKSHMQALGTVLAERGYVAMAMEYRLSSEAKYPAGVEDVKAAVRWAMVHASELNIDTSQLVLLGCSSGAQMASLIGMTAHENGLPIQAVINLDGILAFHHPESREGASAARWLGGTYAEAKENWKEASPLTHAGKGDPPILFVNSQYPRFHAGRDEMITILNQEGIYTEVYEWPDSPHTFWLFDPWFRPTVDLILSFLNETLKK
- a CDS encoding DUF4861 family protein; translation: MIINKSYLWVAGLALSVGCSTNAKDNVAEEGTLTIEIKNPLASTRNETLVLEDDELFTDSLKPQGVTLLGHAGELIDSDQDGQADQLVVNVDLQAQSTLSINWPNDLKLGQPLDKKVQAEISPKVGGEWQDRKYVGGDFQNVDFLRVPAPHTDHSYYIRYEGPGIENELIGYRFYLDWRNAMDIFGKKVDTLVLQSVGLDGFDSYHEEEPWGLDILKAGKSLGIGSIGQYINGKVEHFKQTDSVTCAIKANNKLSATIETSYYGWQTSDKKSSIVSNLSIVSGDRSLQHTIAFDQPIADFCTGIVKHDAASSFASLVGSSGWAYIATYGKQSLADDKLGMAIFYNTKDVKEVVDSSFDHLIVFKPNEEVNYHLLGAWEQEKNGIKSLEAFQKYLNAKLDALNHPVEISVKQSS
- a CDS encoding cupin domain-containing protein, with translation MKRYLSVGLVSLISVITMNQSRAQQPVADTLDIEACISTYDADKSSPTKVGHQFWFVDKEFLDGRTLKLSAVAPGLATHPPHQHEEDEFFFVLEGTAEFYLNGKTVEVKPYSTLYCPSWSMHGIKNVGDTELKYLVIKKYQN
- a CDS encoding type II toxin-antitoxin system HipA family toxin — encoded protein: MEKINQSASIDQISVGIQFEKDIIPVGRLAIRNQDIFFEYHPDYISKGLNISPFKLPLTQGVQSFNPRLFEGLPGVFNDSLPDGWGRLLFDRLAKSKNLLPNQFSPLDRLAHIGRFGLGALTYEPDQGHESADTIIDLDSLATQTQEVLAGEADEVLNELVKLNGSSAGARPKALIGIDPNNQNILHGERQLRPDQEYWMVKFANSMDGPDAGAIEYVYSLMAQEAGISMTPTRLFPAKQGAGYFATKRFDRTNKERFHMHTASGLLHSDFRVPVLDYEDLLTLTEALTKDFREVEKMFRLAVFNVFSHNRDDHGKNFSFLMDKHGEWKMSPAYDLTFSSGPRGHQSTMVMGEGQNPSMEHLIKLAKEGSLTQKQVELIIEQTKEALCQWETLAKHHDISASNIKLIKSRLQI
- a CDS encoding helix-turn-helix transcriptional regulator, with the protein product MLFNSVKALTKMAQNIRDLRLEKGLTQSGLAERSGVSLATLRRYEQQGKISLESFFKLAMVLGCLDDLVNAVNPVKQTFTSLDEVLKNQENKKRQRGWKK